In the genome of Cellvibrio sp. KY-YJ-3, one region contains:
- a CDS encoding DUF1456 family protein, whose protein sequence is MTNNDILRRLRFIFDFSDSQMMALFASGGFNASRELVSDWLKSDDKPEFKALHDVHLAIFLNGLINKKRGQREGVQPEPEKKLNNNIIFRKLKIALDYKDEQILETLEVAGFPLSKHELSAFFRKPGHNNYRECQSQVLRNFLKGLQSKLRGTAIDASESSN, encoded by the coding sequence ATGACCAACAACGATATTCTCCGTCGCCTGCGTTTTATTTTTGATTTCAGTGATTCCCAAATGATGGCGTTATTTGCCTCTGGTGGATTCAATGCATCGCGCGAGCTGGTGAGTGATTGGTTAAAGAGCGACGACAAACCGGAATTTAAAGCGCTGCACGATGTGCATCTGGCGATTTTTTTAAATGGCTTGATTAACAAAAAGCGTGGCCAGCGCGAGGGTGTACAGCCTGAGCCAGAAAAAAAATTAAATAACAATATTATTTTCCGCAAACTAAAAATCGCACTGGATTATAAAGACGAGCAAATCCTGGAAACCCTGGAGGTTGCCGGCTTTCCTTTGAGCAAGCATGAATTAAGTGCGTTTTTCCGCAAGCCCGGCCACAACAATTATCGTGAGTGCCAGTCCCAAGTACTGCGTAATTTTTTAAAAGGCCTGCAGTCTAAATTGCGCGGCACGGCAATTGATGCGAGTGAAAGCAGCAACTGA
- a CDS encoding purine nucleoside permease: MFEHGEVSGDEAGEYQLWIERQKLDKKFAFPLGAYDLHMNEAGVLAICTGGGVTNATASIMALGTDPRFDLSKAYWVIAGIGGGDPLDVSLGTGVWAKHVVDGDLLYEIDGREIPKDWEYGLIPLGAKEPNQEATGWTVDTIVYHLNPTLVDWAYQLTKNFPLADTPAMKKFRAQYNGFPNALRSPFVTIGDTIGSSTYWHGELLNNWANDWMHLHAGKDSNFMTTNMEDNGSLTALHRLAKAKLVDTNRVLVLRTVSNFSFPPPGKTAAWSTTAPYPDKGLPAIEAAYGLGNHVVQELLSGWDKYEHTTPSVK, translated from the coding sequence ATGTTTGAACACGGAGAAGTAAGCGGCGATGAAGCTGGTGAATATCAATTGTGGATCGAACGCCAAAAGCTCGATAAAAAATTCGCTTTTCCGCTCGGCGCCTACGACTTGCACATGAATGAGGCAGGCGTGCTCGCCATTTGCACCGGTGGGGGCGTCACTAATGCCACCGCATCAATTATGGCGCTGGGCACCGACCCACGTTTTGATTTATCTAAAGCCTATTGGGTGATTGCCGGTATCGGCGGTGGTGATCCACTGGACGTATCGCTTGGCACCGGCGTGTGGGCCAAACACGTTGTTGATGGTGATTTACTCTATGAAATTGATGGCCGTGAAATTCCCAAAGACTGGGAATACGGTTTAATTCCACTGGGCGCCAAAGAACCTAATCAAGAAGCGACGGGCTGGACAGTCGATACCATTGTGTACCACCTGAATCCAACACTCGTGGACTGGGCTTATCAACTCACTAAAAATTTCCCCCTTGCCGATACGCCGGCAATGAAAAAATTTCGCGCGCAATACAACGGCTTCCCCAATGCGCTGCGCTCACCGTTTGTCACCATTGGCGACACGATTGGTTCAAGCACTTACTGGCACGGCGAACTATTAAATAATTGGGCGAATGATTGGATGCATTTACATGCCGGTAAAGACAGTAATTTTATGACCACCAATATGGAAGATAACGGCAGCCTCACGGCGCTGCACCGTTTAGCCAAAGCAAAATTGGTGGATACCAATCGCGTATTAGTATTGCGTACGGTGAGTAACTTCAGCTTTCCACCACCGGGAAAAACTGCTGCCTGGAGCACCACCGCGCCCTATCCGGACAAAGGCCTACCCGCCATTGAAGCCGCTTATGGTTTAGGCAACCATGTCGTGCAAGAACTACTTAGCGGCTGGGATAAATATGAGCACACCACCCCTTCTGTAAAATAA
- the add gene encoding adenosine deaminase, producing MQTFIENMPKAELHVHLEGTLEPELSFALARKNNIELGYETPEELIAAYDFYDLPSFLNIYYGAMKVLQDEADFYQLTWSYLSKAYSQNTIYAELFFDPQAHTSRGVDFGVVIRGIRAAQEDAEAKLGVKSQLIMCFLRDMSAESAMEHLLMAEPYRAWLVGVGLDSDEKNNPPIKFAEVFKKAREMGLKLTMHCDVNQQNTLLHIGQCLDEIQVDRIDHGVNSLESEALCEAIKARGLGLTVCPVSNRFVVQSLTSREIRRMLDKGMLATINSDDPAYFRAYLNENLIELQREGNFSDDEIATLVGNAFRVAWLPKAEKDAYLSRLNNYLHNATCTS from the coding sequence ATGCAAACCTTTATTGAAAACATGCCTAAGGCCGAACTACATGTGCACCTTGAAGGAACGCTGGAGCCAGAGCTAAGTTTTGCGCTGGCGCGTAAAAACAACATTGAGCTGGGTTATGAAACACCGGAAGAATTAATTGCCGCCTATGATTTTTATGACCTGCCATCCTTTTTAAATATTTACTATGGGGCGATGAAAGTACTGCAGGATGAAGCGGATTTTTATCAACTCACCTGGAGTTACCTAAGCAAGGCTTACAGCCAGAATACGATATACGCCGAATTATTTTTTGACCCGCAAGCCCATACCAGCCGCGGCGTGGATTTTGGGGTAGTGATTCGCGGCATTCGCGCTGCGCAGGAAGATGCCGAGGCAAAACTTGGTGTTAAAAGCCAACTTATTATGTGCTTTCTGCGCGATATGAGCGCCGAGTCAGCGATGGAACACTTGCTCATGGCCGAACCCTATCGGGCATGGCTAGTGGGAGTGGGTTTGGATTCCGACGAAAAAAATAATCCCCCAATCAAGTTTGCCGAAGTCTTCAAAAAAGCGCGGGAGATGGGGTTGAAGCTCACCATGCACTGCGATGTAAACCAGCAAAACACATTGCTGCATATTGGCCAATGTTTGGATGAAATCCAAGTTGATCGTATCGACCACGGGGTTAATTCACTGGAGAGTGAAGCGCTGTGTGAGGCAATCAAAGCGCGCGGATTGGGTTTAACGGTATGCCCGGTCTCCAACCGTTTTGTGGTGCAATCGCTAACTTCTCGCGAAATTCGTCGCATGCTGGATAAGGGTATGCTTGCCACCATTAATTCCGATGACCCGGCCTATTTTCGTGCTTACTTAAATGAAAATTTAATTGAGTTACAGCGTGAAGGCAATTTCAGTGACGATGAGATTGCAACGCTGGTAGGAAATGCGTTTCGCGTAGCCTGGCTGCCAAAAGCAGAAAAAGATGCCTATCTCAGCCGGTTAAACAATTATCTGCACAACGCGACTTGTACGAGCTAA